One window of the Capnocytophaga haemolytica genome contains the following:
- the ric gene encoding iron-sulfur cluster repair di-iron protein: MSLTDKTIGEIVADDFRAAAVFKKYGIDFCCRGGRTIDEACDKKDVDKQSLINDLNAIPQGKGDQVDVSSWPLDLLANYIVRIHHQYVHDKTPILLQFLDKLCRVHGERHPELFEINRIFTESAHDLANHFEKEERVLFPFIGELVKAQQTGQPLETAHFGTVENPIAMMMHEHTVEGDRFAEIARLSNNYTPPADACNTYRVTFAMLQEFEEDLHRHIHLENNVLFPKAIALEKQLNS, from the coding sequence ATGAGTTTGACAGACAAAACTATTGGAGAAATTGTGGCTGACGATTTCCGTGCAGCTGCGGTATTTAAGAAGTATGGCATTGACTTTTGCTGTAGAGGAGGGAGAACCATTGATGAGGCTTGTGATAAAAAGGATGTTGATAAGCAGAGTCTTATCAATGACCTCAACGCAATCCCACAGGGGAAAGGTGATCAGGTGGATGTGAGTAGCTGGCCCTTGGATCTGCTGGCGAACTACATTGTGCGTATCCACCATCAGTACGTGCACGATAAAACGCCAATCCTATTGCAATTCCTTGATAAACTGTGCAGAGTGCACGGTGAAAGACACCCAGAGTTGTTTGAAATCAATCGTATTTTTACAGAGAGTGCGCACGATTTGGCAAACCACTTTGAAAAGGAAGAGCGCGTACTATTCCCTTTTATAGGTGAACTTGTGAAGGCACAGCAGACAGGACAGCCACTTGAGACAGCTCACTTCGGCACTGTGGAGAACCCCATTGCAATGATGATGCACGAACATACAGTTGAGGGCGATCGTTTTGCTGAGATTGCACGGCTGAGCAATAACTACACTCCGCCAGCAGATGCTTGTAACACTTACCGTGTTACTTTTGCGATGTTGCAAGAGTTTGAAGAGGATTTGCATCGCCATATTCACTTGGAGAATAACGTGCTATTCCCTAAAGCGATTGCCTTAGAGAAGCAACTCAACAGTTAA
- a CDS encoding phosphatase PAP2 family protein, translating to MKYIVFTLLLPFIGISQTLDTLPPSQKDSLPLPSTIEGETKAYRISKDEILIYKKPKISDIFNKIPRNFGKSATLMVSKPYYPYGLASLAATAAIIPADPWLIEESRNFGKNLGLNEAHTYKKLGFLKIIPADVNSAMYFIGNGTTFLIISGGLATYGLITNNYRAKSVSMQLVESIIVSGLFVQPFKRLSGRESPFITFDEGRRHSHWTFAPSFASYQEDTPRYDAMPSGHLTTAMSALTVLIENYPDHKWIKPVGYTALGLMAFEMMQSKVHWASDYPIALFVGYITGKTIADRRITRQKINENLEQPTNRYTFDLSTSTTLDGYQMVGFNLRF from the coding sequence ATGAAATACATTGTTTTTACATTACTCCTCCCTTTCATAGGAATATCACAAACACTTGATACGCTGCCGCCATCACAAAAAGATAGCCTCCCCCTCCCCTCCACTATCGAAGGCGAAACGAAGGCGTATCGGATAAGTAAAGATGAAATCCTCATTTACAAAAAGCCCAAAATAAGTGATATCTTCAACAAGATACCGCGCAACTTTGGCAAGTCGGCAACGCTGATGGTTTCCAAGCCTTATTACCCCTATGGACTTGCCTCATTGGCAGCAACGGCGGCTATCATCCCTGCCGATCCTTGGCTGATAGAGGAAAGCCGCAACTTCGGTAAAAACTTGGGGCTGAATGAGGCACATACATATAAAAAACTGGGTTTCTTGAAGATTATCCCCGCAGATGTAAACTCAGCGATGTATTTTATCGGTAATGGCACTACGTTCCTGATCATCAGCGGAGGACTGGCTACCTATGGACTTATCACCAATAATTATAGAGCGAAAAGTGTATCGATGCAATTGGTGGAGAGCATCATCGTCTCGGGCTTGTTTGTGCAACCCTTTAAGCGCCTTAGTGGGCGTGAAAGCCCTTTCATCACCTTTGATGAGGGACGCCGCCACAGCCATTGGACTTTTGCCCCGAGCTTTGCCTCCTATCAGGAAGATACCCCGCGCTACGATGCTATGCCTTCAGGGCACCTCACCACGGCGATGTCTGCCCTTACGGTACTCATCGAGAACTATCCCGATCACAAATGGATCAAGCCTGTGGGCTACACCGCTCTCGGTCTGATGGCCTTTGAGATGATGCAGAGCAAAGTGCATTGGGCGTCCGACTACCCCATCGCACTCTTCGTGGGGTACATCACGGGTAAAACTATTGCTGATAGGCGTATCACTCGCCAGAAAATCAATGAGAACCTTGAGCAGCCTACCAATCGCTACACCTTTGATCTATCCACTTCTACCACCCTCGACGGCTACCAAATGGTTGGCTTCAATCTGCGCTTTTAA
- the tsaE gene encoding tRNA (adenosine(37)-N6)-threonylcarbamoyltransferase complex ATPase subunit type 1 TsaE, whose product MEIVYTLVDIDLVAQRLLAYLTERVIVFRGEMGAGKTTLIKALVKAMGSSDTVSSPTFALVNPYMSEEGTIYHFDFYRIKKEEEAFDIGFEEYLYSGDWCFIEWAERVPSYLPEKYIAIDIEVIDANTRRLKVKLF is encoded by the coding sequence ATGGAAATAGTATATACATTGGTAGATATTGACTTGGTGGCGCAGCGGTTATTGGCTTATCTCACTGAAAGAGTGATTGTTTTCCGTGGGGAAATGGGTGCGGGTAAGACGACGCTCATCAAGGCTTTGGTGAAGGCTATGGGGAGCAGTGATACGGTTTCGAGCCCTACTTTTGCGCTTGTCAATCCTTATATGAGTGAGGAAGGTACTATCTATCATTTTGATTTTTACCGTATTAAGAAAGAGGAAGAAGCCTTTGACATTGGATTTGAAGAGTATCTGTACTCAGGCGATTGGTGCTTTATTGAATGGGCTGAGCGAGTGCCTTCGTATCTACCTGAGAAGTACATAGCAATTGATATTGAGGTAATTGACGCTAATACAAGGAGATTAAAAGTAAAGTTGTTTTAA
- a CDS encoding o-succinylbenzoate synthase — MRATYIKYVLNFKRPSGTSRGVLTQKDTYFLLLNEDGKLGVGECGLLRTLSVDDRVDYEEKLVWVCAHIHLGEERLWADLEAFPSIQFGVEQAFRSLRAEAWYNLFPSDFTSGKAQIPINGLVWMGQPEFMKAQIREKLAQGFRCIKMKIGAIDFSEEYALLQGIRLEFSPEDIELRVDANGAFAPEQAMDYLNRLADLQLHSIEQPIKAGQWEAMARLCERTPLPIALDEELIGVFSKEEKQRLLEAIRPQYIILKPSLIGGYKGSEQWITLAESLNIGWWVTSALESNIGLNAIAQWTYMLGNPLPQGLGTGSLYTNNIPFPLEVKDGKLGLRL; from the coding sequence ATGAGAGCAACGTACATTAAATATGTGTTAAATTTTAAGCGTCCGTCGGGCACTTCTCGTGGGGTGCTGACGCAGAAGGATACTTATTTTCTTCTGCTGAATGAGGATGGAAAATTGGGCGTTGGTGAATGCGGTTTGTTGCGTACACTCAGCGTAGATGATCGTGTGGATTACGAGGAGAAGTTGGTGTGGGTTTGTGCGCATATCCACCTAGGTGAAGAACGCTTGTGGGCTGACTTAGAGGCTTTTCCATCGATACAATTCGGTGTGGAGCAAGCTTTTAGATCACTTAGAGCTGAGGCTTGGTACAATTTGTTTCCATCGGATTTTACCTCTGGGAAGGCTCAGATACCTATCAATGGATTGGTATGGATGGGGCAGCCAGAGTTTATGAAGGCTCAGATACGTGAGAAGCTCGCACAGGGTTTTCGCTGTATCAAAATGAAGATTGGGGCTATTGATTTTTCGGAAGAATATGCTCTTTTACAAGGAATTAGATTGGAGTTTTCACCTGAGGATATCGAGCTACGAGTAGATGCTAATGGGGCTTTTGCGCCTGAGCAGGCAATGGATTACCTCAATCGATTGGCTGACTTGCAGTTACACTCTATTGAGCAGCCTATCAAGGCAGGGCAGTGGGAGGCTATGGCACGCTTGTGTGAGCGGACGCCTTTGCCAATAGCTCTTGATGAGGAGCTTATTGGGGTGTTTTCAAAGGAAGAAAAGCAGCGATTACTGGAGGCAATTCGTCCGCAGTATATTATCTTAAAACCTTCATTGATAGGCGGATATAAGGGATCTGAACAATGGATAACTCTGGCGGAGAGTTTGAACATTGGCTGGTGGGTAACCAGCGCACTTGAGAGCAATATAGGCTTGAATGCGATTGCCCAGTGGACATATATGCTTGGCAACCCTTTGCCACAGGGCTTGGGTACGGGCAGTTTGTATACTAACAATATCCCTTTCCCATTGGAAGTGAAGGATGGCAAGTTGGGGCTTAGGCTTTAG
- the mnmD gene encoding tRNA (5-methylaminomethyl-2-thiouridine)(34)-methyltransferase MnmD: MKREIITTDDGSTSFRIPEWGESFHSTHGAIQETKHVFIKNGLALFSNQNISILEIGFGTGLNALATLAEQPHLNLNVHYETIEAYPLSWQEASQMNYCELLQQPALAPLFAKMHQCPWNEEVTLNSHFILKKRKQFFQEINDLSQFDLIYFDAFGAQVQPELWQEDIFQKMYNALKTNGILVTYAAKGSVRRAMTACGFTVERLQGPPGKREMLRATKA, encoded by the coding sequence ATGAAGAGAGAAATTATCACTACTGACGACGGTTCCACCTCTTTTCGCATCCCCGAGTGGGGTGAGAGCTTCCATTCCACGCACGGCGCTATTCAGGAAACCAAGCACGTCTTTATCAAAAACGGGCTTGCTCTGTTCAGTAACCAAAATATTTCAATCCTCGAAATAGGCTTTGGCACAGGGCTTAACGCCTTGGCTACTTTGGCTGAGCAGCCCCATCTCAACCTCAATGTACATTACGAAACCATCGAAGCCTACCCCCTATCGTGGCAAGAAGCCTCGCAGATGAACTACTGTGAGCTATTACAGCAGCCAGCACTTGCCCCTCTCTTTGCTAAGATGCACCAATGCCCTTGGAATGAAGAAGTTACCCTCAATAGCCATTTTATTTTAAAAAAAAGAAAACAGTTTTTCCAAGAGATTAACGACCTCTCCCAATTCGACCTTATCTACTTCGATGCTTTTGGCGCTCAAGTGCAACCTGAACTCTGGCAGGAAGATATCTTCCAGAAAATGTATAATGCCCTCAAAACCAATGGTATCTTAGTAACCTACGCCGCCAAAGGAAGCGTGCGACGCGCAATGACTGCCTGCGGTTTCACGGTCGAAAGACTACAAGGACCCCCAGGAAAAAGAGAAATGCTCCGTGCTACTAAAGCCTAA
- a CDS encoding branched-chain amino acid aminotransferase, whose translation MVDIKITPIEESRISQVDFTSLVFGKEFSDYMFVCAYREGRWQQPEIKPYAPISLMPSASVFHYGQAVFEGMKAYKDEAGRVFLFRPWENYRRLNRSCERLAMPAFPEEWFDAGLKQLLGLDKEWIKQGVGNSLYIRPFMIATSAGVKASAATEYLFVIITSPVQSYYDGDVKVKIADYYSRAANGGFGYAKAAGNYAGQFFPTAEAAKEGYQQVMWTDDATHEFLEESGTMNLYFRIADKLITCPVSERILDGVTRKSILELAPRLGIETEVRKVRVQELIKASENGTLQEAFGCGTAAVVSPISGFGYKGKDYAIHRPKELYANKIKETILDIQYNRGEDPFGWREEVK comes from the coding sequence ATGGTAGATATTAAGATAACACCAATAGAGGAGAGCCGTATCAGTCAGGTTGACTTTACGTCGTTAGTTTTTGGCAAGGAGTTTTCGGACTATATGTTCGTATGTGCTTATAGGGAGGGGCGTTGGCAGCAACCAGAGATTAAGCCTTATGCGCCTATCTCGTTGATGCCTTCGGCGAGTGTGTTCCATTACGGGCAGGCGGTGTTTGAGGGGATGAAGGCTTACAAGGATGAAGCGGGGCGTGTGTTTTTGTTTCGTCCGTGGGAGAACTATCGTCGTTTGAACCGCTCGTGTGAGCGATTGGCAATGCCAGCCTTTCCTGAGGAATGGTTTGACGCTGGCTTGAAGCAACTTTTAGGGCTTGATAAAGAGTGGATAAAGCAAGGCGTTGGCAATTCGCTTTATATACGACCGTTTATGATTGCTACTAGTGCAGGAGTGAAGGCGTCGGCGGCTACGGAATACCTTTTTGTTATCATCACTTCGCCAGTGCAGTCGTACTACGATGGTGATGTGAAGGTGAAGATTGCTGATTATTACAGCCGTGCCGCTAATGGAGGTTTTGGCTATGCGAAGGCTGCGGGGAACTATGCGGGGCAGTTTTTCCCAACGGCTGAGGCTGCTAAGGAAGGCTATCAGCAAGTGATGTGGACGGATGATGCTACCCACGAATTTTTAGAAGAGTCAGGAACGATGAACTTGTATTTCCGTATTGCAGATAAGTTAATTACGTGCCCTGTGAGTGAACGGATTTTAGATGGGGTGACTCGTAAGAGTATCTTGGAGTTGGCACCTCGCTTAGGTATTGAAACAGAAGTGCGTAAGGTGCGTGTGCAGGAGCTTATTAAGGCTTCGGAGAACGGCACATTGCAAGAGGCTTTTGGTTGCGGGACAGCAGCAGTGGTTAGCCCTATTTCGGGCTTTGGATACAAGGGGAAGGATTATGCTATTCATCGCCCTAAAGAGTTGTATGCTAACAAGATAAAAGAAACTATATTGGATATACAGTACAATAGGGGAGAAGACCCTTTTGGCTGGCGAGAAGAAGTAAAATAA
- a CDS encoding DUF4434 domain-containing protein yields the protein MKRYYLVAILLMLFALSSCGKDQDDKPTTDGTPKQKSDTGVDMRTPDNNVNAYAKKALTGSFVDFWSKGDWTKEQWSSFLGEMQGLHLNTVIVQFAAYGDYTWFDSKNTFTNTKFKGALGNLLTVAAEKGMEVYIGLYFDGGYWHNQTNVSWLHTHADRCIEIAREIQAQFGNSKAFKGWYIPHEPEPNAYNSSALVASFRDNFVNRISNKLHQLNNKPVAIAAFWNSGLSTPDQLQHFMAELSKCNLQVIMLQDGVGAKHVTLDRLAAYYQSAEKGLYTENTSYKGAFWIDLETFEQIPSGEFSSIPANFDRVKGQIAVAIAVPRVSKVVSFDFYSDMSSVSPKGERAKKLYKDYQGFINTIK from the coding sequence ATGAAGAGATATTATTTAGTAGCTATTCTCTTGATGCTGTTTGCATTGAGTAGCTGTGGTAAAGACCAAGATGATAAACCAACTACCGATGGAACACCTAAGCAGAAGTCTGATACGGGCGTTGATATGAGGACGCCTGATAATAATGTAAATGCCTATGCAAAGAAAGCGCTTACTGGGTCATTTGTTGATTTTTGGAGTAAGGGAGATTGGACCAAGGAGCAATGGAGTAGCTTTCTTGGAGAGATGCAAGGGTTACACCTCAATACTGTGATTGTGCAGTTTGCTGCTTATGGTGATTACACGTGGTTTGACTCAAAGAATACTTTTACAAATACTAAGTTTAAGGGGGCGCTTGGCAATCTTCTCACTGTGGCAGCAGAGAAGGGAATGGAGGTGTATATTGGGTTGTATTTTGACGGAGGGTATTGGCATAATCAGACGAATGTCAGTTGGCTACATACTCACGCCGACCGCTGTATTGAGATAGCGCGAGAGATTCAAGCACAGTTTGGCAATAGTAAGGCTTTCAAAGGATGGTATATTCCACACGAGCCTGAGCCGAATGCTTATAATAGTTCTGCGCTTGTGGCATCGTTCAGGGATAACTTTGTGAACAGGATTTCTAATAAGTTGCATCAACTCAATAATAAGCCTGTTGCCATTGCAGCTTTTTGGAATAGTGGTTTATCAACGCCTGATCAGCTACAGCATTTTATGGCAGAGCTGAGCAAGTGTAACCTACAAGTGATAATGCTTCAAGATGGAGTAGGGGCGAAGCACGTAACCCTCGACAGACTTGCAGCTTACTATCAGAGTGCAGAAAAGGGACTTTACACGGAGAACACCTCTTATAAAGGTGCATTTTGGATTGACCTTGAAACATTTGAACAGATTCCTTCAGGAGAGTTTTCTTCTATTCCTGCTAATTTTGACCGTGTGAAGGGACAGATTGCAGTAGCGATAGCTGTACCGCGTGTAAGTAAGGTGGTGTCTTTTGATTTTTATAGTGATATGTCGTCTGTAAGCCCCAAAGGAGAGCGAGCAAAGAAGCTCTATAAAGATTATCAGGGCTTTATAAATACGATAAAGTAA
- a CDS encoding protein-L-isoaspartate(D-aspartate) O-methyltransferase gives MQSLEDTLKHRGLRNQLADLLREKGIKDQKVLEAIRAIPRHLFLDNSFEEHAYQDKAFPIGEGQTISQPYTVAFQTELLQVSPRQKVLEIGTGSGYQSSILLYLGVQLFTIERQEKLFKQTQVLLPKLIRRPARMYFGDGYKGLPKEAPFDRILVTAGALSVPRPLLAQLAIGGRLVIPVGDKTQIMTLYERISEKEFHKTEYGEFQFVPLLKNKA, from the coding sequence ATGCAAAGTTTAGAAGATACTTTAAAACATAGAGGATTACGAAATCAATTAGCTGATTTACTGCGAGAAAAAGGTATCAAAGACCAAAAGGTTTTAGAGGCAATTCGTGCTATTCCACGCCACTTATTTCTCGACAACAGCTTTGAAGAACACGCTTATCAAGATAAGGCTTTCCCTATTGGCGAAGGACAAACCATTTCTCAACCTTACACAGTAGCTTTTCAAACAGAACTGCTACAAGTATCTCCTCGCCAAAAAGTATTGGAAATAGGTACAGGTAGTGGCTACCAATCAAGCATATTACTCTATTTAGGAGTGCAACTTTTCACCATTGAGCGCCAAGAAAAGCTCTTCAAACAAACCCAAGTATTACTCCCCAAACTGATACGCCGCCCCGCAAGAATGTACTTTGGCGATGGCTACAAAGGATTACCCAAAGAAGCTCCTTTTGACCGCATTTTAGTAACCGCAGGTGCCCTATCCGTACCGCGCCCTTTACTGGCTCAATTAGCCATCGGCGGTAGATTGGTCATTCCCGTAGGAGATAAAACCCAGATTATGACCCTCTACGAACGCATTTCAGAAAAAGAGTTCCACAAAACAGAATACGGCGAATTCCAATTTGTCCCCTTATTAAAAAACAAAGCCTAA